One window of Dehalococcoidales bacterium genomic DNA carries:
- a CDS encoding DUF5667 domain-containing protein translates to MHNNEAENSIEQVLDSCLEEIICSGCKIEECLAKYPEHASELEPLLKIVSASHKAVNISPNESFKAKARYEFNAAVADMAQNRKKRWFTFAPVWAQAAVGVLFAIMISGGALVAASGNSLPGQALYGVKLAAEQVRMGFTFSESAKSELSADLANRRVAEIVTLAEMEKPEEIRVAANHLDTDLEIIAELNVKSVTAGAVSPPDSQQPGDIVSYVENTDELRTQIPDMFILDSGDSELVYKLKQKGLAGYKELVSSLEKASDSIKPALEEALILYLQGYETAIKTAGQ, encoded by the coding sequence ATGCATAATAATGAGGCGGAAAATAGCATTGAACAGGTGCTCGATAGCTGCCTTGAAGAAATAATATGCTCAGGCTGCAAGATTGAGGAGTGTCTCGCCAAATACCCGGAACACGCCTCAGAGCTCGAACCTTTGCTGAAAATAGTCAGTGCTTCTCATAAAGCAGTCAATATAAGCCCCAATGAAAGCTTCAAGGCGAAGGCGCGATACGAATTCAATGCAGCTGTGGCAGATATGGCGCAAAATCGTAAAAAACGGTGGTTTACTTTTGCCCCTGTTTGGGCGCAGGCAGCTGTTGGAGTATTGTTTGCTATAATGATTTCCGGCGGCGCATTAGTTGCCGCTTCCGGTAACAGTTTACCAGGGCAAGCTCTCTATGGAGTCAAGCTTGCCGCAGAGCAAGTGAGGATGGGGTTTACGTTTTCCGAATCTGCAAAATCCGAATTATCTGCTGATTTGGCAAATAGAAGGGTAGCAGAAATTGTTACTCTGGCTGAAATGGAGAAACCAGAAGAAATCCGCGTAGCTGCCAATCATTTGGATACCGATCTGGAGATAATTGCAGAACTCAATGTTAAGAGTGTTACTGCTGGAGCAGTGTCTCCACCGGATAGTCAGCAGCCCGGCGATATTGTTTCTTATGTTGAAAATACAGATGAATTACGCACTCAAATACCAGATATGTTCATTTTAGACTCTGGCGATAGCGAGTTGGTATACAAATTAAAGCAAAAAGGTTTGGCAGGATACAAGGAGCTGGTATCAAGCCTGGAAAAAGCCTCTGATAGCATTAAGCCTGCCCTGGAAGAAGCCCTGATATTATATTTACAGGGTTATGAGACGGCGATCAAAACAGCAGGTCA
- a CDS encoding sigma-70 family RNA polymerase sigma factor produces MQEEQDLVNRAKQYDQGAFAQIYEENFDKIFRYIAIKIGNQMEAEDLTQQVFMKALKAISSYQWKDIPFSAWLYRIAHNQVVDYIRKKSRQPETELNEDITAAEDNPYKTAELKVELEELSSALKKLTPLQQEVISLRFSCEMPIAQVAAVMGKKEGAIKALQHSAIQALRKHMVVENNA; encoded by the coding sequence GTGCAGGAAGAGCAAGACCTGGTCAATCGTGCAAAACAATATGATCAGGGAGCCTTTGCCCAGATATACGAGGAGAATTTTGATAAAATTTTCCGCTATATTGCAATTAAAATTGGCAACCAGATGGAAGCTGAAGACTTGACTCAGCAGGTATTTATGAAAGCCCTTAAAGCTATATCTTCATACCAATGGAAAGATATACCATTTTCCGCCTGGCTTTACCGGATTGCCCACAACCAGGTGGTTGATTATATACGTAAGAAAAGCCGTCAGCCAGAAACCGAATTAAACGAGGATATTACAGCTGCTGAAGATAATCCTTACAAAACGGCTGAGTTAAAAGTGGAACTGGAAGAGCTTTCAAGTGCCTTGAAAAAGCTTACTCCTCTTCAGCAAGAAGTGATTTCACTTCGTTTTAGCTGTGAAATGCCAATTGCGCAGGTTGCGGCTGTTATGGGCAAAAAGGAAGGGGCGATAAAAGCGCTCCAGCATAGTGCAATACAAGCTTTAAGAAAACATATGGTGGTGGAAAATAATGCATAA
- a CDS encoding efflux RND transporter permease subunit, translating to MWKLSKLAVNNRILTIIMTVVVAGVSIWALTGLKKELIPDIDFPYATVVTVYPDATPEMVVEKVTTPIEEVIRNKWGDISLKHVTSTSSEGISVIFAEFNFGTDMEQVSSTLKNEISLLSLPREVTSLPDMSPSISSNPQVIPINLDMMPLTLLSISGSYPAVELRQIAEEYIVPVLSEVSGVLAIEVDGGAGNQVVITPIASQMVEHGVSISQILALLPQAVGSQEDIVSTPLAGGIVLGDVAKVSLSPSPLSVITRYNGNSSIGISILKEDGANTVEVSEALSDAITSVLPNLPEGVQVSSVFDQSDFIKDSIDDLWEKAIVGGLLAVLVVFIFLRAVRASLLTAISVPLSVFIGFLCMYFSGITINVLTLSGMSIAIGRLIDDSIVLVEVIYRRRQMGDSFKEAAIAGSREVATPVTAATLATVAIFIPLMFIGGIVGELFVPFGLTISFALLGSLVVALMVVPAMSKHLLSPRKSRTFSKDSNNWYQALYVKGLKWALGHRTLVLVVTIVIFLASLGLIPIVGTSFMPDMGEKMITIDIQLPTDTELTATSNAAEKVEAILADMDSIDRYFTSIGASGSLAGIMSAVMGGGANTASITAYLDQNADIATTTETVKKKTENLLDQGYINVSGEGADLGGLGGSSINLSVQGADQDAVTQVTLQLLHELEDIEGLTDIGADITNTITRLDIDIDPQKLLASGLMTEQLELIQQEYILLVTGGTLPGKTVAIESHPYPVYVSAITGGLSGIEQAEKLKIGFPVSVELGQIADISIKNMPSHISRTDLSLSATITGKITEKDIGNINKMVQQKIDSLPDHPGVEIKAAGIAEQMQDAFNSMGIALIGAVFLALVVIIAMMRSIRNPLIIMVSLPLASIGAMLGLLITGHTLSLFALMGIIMLVGIVLTNAVVLISMIEDLRHQGVPTHEAIMESGRARLRPILMTALTTIIAMLPLAIGIDSGMMMTAELAVVVIGGLVSSTILTLYVVPVIYSMVNRKKTEIAK from the coding sequence ATGTGGAAACTTAGCAAGTTGGCGGTTAACAACCGAATATTAACCATCATTATGACTGTGGTGGTAGCTGGTGTATCGATTTGGGCACTGACAGGCTTGAAAAAGGAACTCATTCCAGATATTGATTTTCCATATGCAACAGTAGTTACAGTGTATCCGGATGCTACCCCGGAGATGGTTGTTGAAAAAGTAACCACTCCCATTGAAGAGGTTATACGGAACAAATGGGGCGATATCAGCCTCAAGCATGTAACCTCGACGTCCTCAGAAGGCATTTCTGTAATTTTTGCTGAATTTAATTTCGGCACTGATATGGAACAGGTTTCAAGCACGTTAAAAAATGAGATTTCCTTATTGTCGCTGCCCCGGGAGGTCACCAGTCTCCCTGATATGAGTCCGTCCATCTCCAGCAATCCACAGGTAATCCCCATTAATCTGGATATGATGCCACTCACATTGTTAAGTATTAGCGGCAGCTATCCAGCAGTTGAATTGCGCCAGATTGCAGAAGAATATATTGTGCCAGTGTTGAGTGAGGTCTCCGGAGTTTTAGCTATAGAGGTTGACGGGGGTGCTGGCAACCAGGTGGTAATTACCCCGATTGCCAGCCAAATGGTGGAGCATGGAGTATCGATATCTCAGATACTCGCCCTTCTCCCTCAGGCAGTTGGTTCACAAGAAGACATAGTATCTACTCCTTTAGCAGGTGGTATAGTACTCGGAGACGTTGCCAAAGTCAGCCTGAGTCCCTCTCCCCTATCGGTTATTACTCGTTATAATGGCAATTCCAGTATAGGTATTTCTATATTGAAAGAAGATGGCGCTAACACCGTTGAAGTATCAGAAGCACTATCAGATGCTATTACCAGTGTTCTTCCCAATCTTCCCGAGGGTGTTCAGGTGTCGAGCGTTTTTGACCAGTCAGATTTTATCAAGGATTCCATCGATGATCTCTGGGAGAAAGCCATAGTCGGTGGCCTGCTGGCTGTATTAGTGGTGTTCATATTCCTGAGGGCAGTACGCGCTTCCCTTCTCACTGCTATTTCTGTGCCCCTATCCGTATTTATTGGTTTTCTGTGCATGTATTTTTCCGGCATCACTATAAACGTACTCACCCTCAGCGGTATGTCCATTGCAATCGGCCGCCTGATTGATGACAGCATCGTGCTGGTAGAAGTTATTTACAGGCGTCGTCAGATGGGAGACAGCTTTAAAGAAGCTGCAATAGCTGGCTCGCGCGAAGTTGCTACTCCAGTTACTGCAGCCACTCTGGCAACAGTTGCCATTTTTATTCCCCTGATGTTCATTGGCGGTATCGTAGGAGAACTGTTTGTACCGTTTGGCCTGACTATTAGCTTTGCCCTTCTCGGTTCTTTGGTGGTTGCGCTAATGGTAGTTCCAGCTATGTCAAAACACCTGCTATCACCGCGCAAATCCAGAACATTCAGCAAAGACTCCAACAACTGGTACCAGGCACTTTATGTCAAAGGGCTCAAGTGGGCACTTGGACATCGTACACTGGTACTCGTAGTTACAATTGTAATTTTTCTTGCCAGCCTTGGCTTGATACCAATAGTTGGAACTTCTTTTATGCCCGACATGGGCGAAAAGATGATAACAATTGATATCCAGTTGCCAACCGACACCGAATTAACTGCAACTAGCAACGCCGCTGAAAAAGTTGAAGCAATACTGGCTGATATGGATTCGATCGATCGCTACTTTACTTCTATCGGTGCCTCTGGTTCACTTGCAGGCATAATGAGTGCTGTAATGGGCGGAGGCGCCAACACTGCATCGATCACCGCTTATCTCGATCAAAACGCAGATATTGCAACCACAACCGAAACCGTCAAGAAAAAAACCGAAAACTTGCTTGATCAGGGCTATATCAACGTATCGGGCGAAGGTGCCGACCTGGGAGGATTGGGCGGCTCATCAATCAACCTGTCCGTTCAGGGTGCAGATCAGGATGCGGTTACACAGGTAACCCTACAGTTGCTACATGAGCTTGAAGACATAGAAGGGCTGACAGATATCGGAGCAGATATCACCAATACCATCACCAGGCTTGATATCGACATAGATCCACAAAAGCTGCTGGCATCAGGTTTAATGACCGAGCAACTTGAACTAATCCAGCAGGAATATATTCTCCTGGTCACAGGCGGAACCCTTCCCGGCAAAACCGTTGCCATAGAAAGCCACCCTTACCCGGTCTATGTATCGGCCATAACTGGAGGGCTGAGCGGAATTGAACAAGCGGAAAAATTAAAAATCGGCTTCCCTGTATCCGTGGAACTTGGGCAAATTGCAGATATCTCAATCAAAAATATGCCTTCGCACATAAGCCGGACCGACCTTTCGCTTTCGGCCACTATCACCGGTAAAATCACGGAAAAGGATATCGGCAACATTAACAAGATGGTCCAACAGAAGATTGACTCCCTTCCTGATCACCCGGGCGTCGAGATTAAAGCAGCCGGCATCGCCGAGCAGATGCAGGATGCTTTTAACAGCATGGGAATCGCTTTGATTGGCGCAGTCTTTCTAGCTCTGGTAGTAATAATAGCCATGATGCGCTCTATCCGCAACCCGTTAATAATCATGGTCAGCCTTCCGCTTGCCTCTATCGGCGCCATGCTCGGTTTGTTGATTACTGGCCATACACTAAGCCTCTTTGCACTGATGGGTATTATCATGCTGGTTGGAATCGTGCTCACAAATGCTGTAGTTCTGATATCCATGATCGAAGATCTGCGCCATCAGGGAGTTCCCACCCATGAAGCGATCATGGAAAGCGGCAGGGCTCGATTAAGACCAATACTCATGACAGCACTGACTACAATCATCGCCATGTTACCACTTGCCATCGGTATCGATTCTGGAATGATGATGACTGCAGAACTGGCAGTAGTGGTTATCGGCGGATTGGTAAGCTCAACCATACTTACACTATATGTTGTACCAGTGATATACAGTATGGTAAACCGTAAAAAAACTGAAATCGCAAAGTAG
- a CDS encoding CbiX/SirB N-terminal domain-containing protein, producing MKKEYIILATHGAPPKDFPRAEMAEFFSLHSMAETGRSLTREQSLRYEELENKMRMWPRNSENDPFYQASCVLAEEMQKQSGKHVIPGFNEFCAPDINHAIVHAIKQGAKQIVVVTPMLTRGGAHAEVEIAQIVKQAQDQHPEVYITYAWPFETARVATFLLDQVNSLDKSES from the coding sequence ATGAAAAAAGAATATATTATACTGGCAACCCATGGAGCGCCTCCTAAAGACTTTCCTCGGGCAGAAATGGCTGAATTTTTTAGTTTGCATTCTATGGCTGAAACCGGCAGATCTTTAACCCGAGAACAGTCTCTACGGTATGAGGAATTAGAAAACAAGATGCGCATGTGGCCGCGCAATAGTGAAAACGACCCTTTTTACCAGGCTTCTTGTGTTCTGGCTGAAGAAATGCAGAAACAGTCAGGCAAGCATGTTATTCCTGGCTTCAACGAGTTTTGCGCTCCGGATATTAACCACGCTATTGTCCATGCAATCAAACAGGGAGCAAAACAGATTGTTGTAGTAACACCTATGCTTACCAGGGGAGGAGCGCATGCCGAGGTGGAAATTGCACAAATAGTAAAGCAAGCGCAAGACCAACATCCTGAGGTATATATCACCTATGCATGGCCTTTTGAAACAGCCAGGGTCGCTACGTTTTTGCTCGACCAGGTTAATAGCTTGGATAAAAGCGAAAGCTGA
- a CDS encoding MarR family transcriptional regulator: MDKEELINQAIGFHEQIYGLLNEYSYEDWLSLDLSIGQLKSLIYIRYRGKASHSELSKILNVTPSVVTGIIDRLESSGLVSRQVDEADRRVHWLTLTDQGEDLFNRFDLNSKNEISQVLSALSENELEALVNSFSCFLAAFKRHMDKTNRAIEYRDIA, translated from the coding sequence TTGGATAAAGAAGAATTAATCAATCAGGCCATAGGATTTCATGAGCAGATATACGGCCTGTTAAATGAGTACAGTTACGAGGATTGGCTTTCACTTGACCTCTCAATAGGGCAGTTGAAAAGCCTTATTTACATCCGTTACCGGGGAAAAGCCAGCCATAGCGAACTATCTAAAATATTAAACGTCACCCCTTCAGTAGTAACCGGAATTATCGATAGGCTTGAATCAAGCGGGCTGGTAAGCAGGCAAGTTGATGAGGCGGATCGTCGTGTACACTGGCTCACTCTTACAGATCAAGGCGAAGATCTTTTTAATCGGTTTGACCTGAATAGCAAAAATGAAATCAGCCAAGTTTTAAGCGCATTAAGTGAAAATGAGTTGGAGGCACTGGTTAACAGCTTTAGCTGTTTCCTGGCTGCATTCAAGCGACACATGGATAAAACTAACCGAGCAATTGAATATCGAGATATAGCCTGA
- a CDS encoding response regulator transcription factor — protein MKTIRVMIIDEQPFFRAGVRLALESQSDFKVLDADPSDDTLNSIDLFQPDIVLLGSDLANFSGLELGTRIARRYPNTKVIMLSPDPNDQELFKVIRSSAVACLKKTVPPEELISNIRSASRGEYPINDNEVSRPIIVRQVLNNFQDMETLSRNVEEAVAPLTNREREILGHIADGNSNKQIARILNISEQTIKNHVSAIMRKLNANDRAHAVVLAIRRGLIKIEENHKRPEY, from the coding sequence TTGAAAACAATCCGAGTTATGATAATTGATGAACAACCATTTTTCCGGGCTGGGGTACGTCTTGCACTTGAATCCCAATCCGATTTTAAAGTTTTAGACGCAGACCCTTCAGATGATACCTTAAACTCAATTGATTTATTTCAACCTGATATCGTCCTGCTAGGTTCGGATCTGGCTAATTTTAGTGGTTTGGAGTTAGGAACCAGAATCGCCCGACGCTATCCAAACACTAAAGTCATTATGTTAAGTCCTGATCCCAACGATCAGGAGCTTTTTAAGGTCATCCGCTCCTCCGCCGTAGCATGCCTGAAAAAAACAGTGCCTCCGGAGGAACTCATCTCCAATATCCGCAGCGCTTCCAGAGGAGAATATCCAATTAACGACAATGAAGTGTCAAGGCCAATTATCGTGCGGCAGGTCCTTAATAATTTTCAGGATATGGAGACACTCAGCAGGAACGTGGAAGAGGCTGTTGCCCCGCTTACCAACCGGGAAAGGGAAATACTTGGTCACATTGCTGACGGCAACTCAAACAAACAAATTGCTCGAATTTTGAATATCAGCGAACAGACAATTAAAAACCATGTAAGCGCTATTATGCGGAAACTAAACGCCAATGATCGGGCACATGCCGTTGTACTGGCTATCCGCCGAGGTTTAATAAAAATTGAGGAGAATCACAAGAGGCCAGAATACTAA
- a CDS encoding helix-turn-helix domain-containing protein, whose amino-acid sequence MDNTTDIGPMLTTSEVAKILNVHINTVRRWSNQGALTAYRIGSRGDRRFKREDVVSFYESPEAFNNQTSLDV is encoded by the coding sequence ATGGATAATACCACTGATATCGGACCGATGCTTACCACCAGCGAGGTAGCCAAGATCTTGAACGTTCATATAAACACAGTAAGGCGATGGAGTAACCAGGGGGCATTAACAGCCTACAGAATTGGCAGCCGTGGAGACCGGCGTTTTAAAAGGGAAGATGTTGTTTCTTTTTACGAAAGCCCAGAAGCTTTCAACAACCAGACAAGCCTTGATGTTTAA